From one Paenibacillus sp. FSL K6-1330 genomic stretch:
- a CDS encoding histidine kinase has product MSERRNYAESWIIGFKTILFLYVIGQSYASDLAITPWYILVILLYLSVNVSVYIFKSRNVQPFFMVLAVLVVAASSFYIHPLLFMLLPANLYELLSLCLRRSWMILVPLLVPALMVPHELVITYVFISVLSYIYLTMLRTFVSRVASYQEQNEHMHLELDRLTERLSENNEYIRQFEYMFKLEERNRLSQEIHDKIGHSMTGALIQMEAAKRLMAANPDKSAELLQNAISISKEGIESIRLVLKNVKPPTEQLGINRMRLFLEEFSAQHPIKTVLTHEGNVDRITPLQWKIIQDNTQEALTNTMKYANATAVSLHIEVLGTMIKAKVSDNGKGMQKVIKGLGIVGMEERAAVVNGTVIVDGSNGFSVTTLIPYS; this is encoded by the coding sequence GTGAGCGAACGCCGAAATTATGCCGAATCGTGGATCATCGGCTTTAAAACGATTCTATTCCTGTATGTGATCGGCCAATCTTATGCCTCTGATCTTGCGATAACACCGTGGTATATCCTTGTCATTCTGCTCTACCTGTCCGTGAATGTATCCGTCTATATTTTCAAGAGCCGGAATGTACAGCCGTTCTTCATGGTACTGGCTGTTCTTGTTGTCGCGGCTTCCTCATTCTACATCCATCCGCTGTTGTTCATGCTGCTTCCCGCGAACTTGTACGAGCTGCTGTCTTTATGCCTTCGCAGGAGCTGGATGATCCTGGTCCCCCTGTTGGTTCCAGCGCTTATGGTGCCTCACGAACTTGTCATTACCTATGTTTTTATATCCGTTCTATCCTATATCTATCTCACGATGCTAAGAACTTTTGTAAGCCGAGTCGCATCCTATCAGGAGCAGAATGAGCACATGCATCTTGAACTGGATCGGCTGACCGAGCGGCTGAGCGAAAATAATGAGTACATCCGGCAGTTTGAATACATGTTCAAGCTGGAAGAGCGAAACCGGCTGTCTCAGGAGATTCATGATAAAATCGGGCATTCCATGACGGGTGCATTGATTCAGATGGAAGCGGCCAAGCGCTTGATGGCAGCGAATCCGGACAAGTCCGCCGAGCTGCTGCAGAATGCCATCTCGATCTCCAAAGAAGGCATTGAGAGCATCAGACTGGTTCTGAAGAATGTGAAGCCGCCTACGGAACAGCTCGGCATCAACCGGATGCGTTTATTTCTGGAGGAGTTCTCGGCTCAGCATCCAATCAAGACCGTATTGACGCATGAGGGCAATGTGGACCGGATCACGCCGCTGCAATGGAAAATTATTCAGGATAACACCCAGGAAGCGTTAACCAACACGATGAAGTATGCCAACGCAACGGCAGTCTCGTTACATATTGAGGTTCTGGGCACCATGATCAAGGCCAAGGTCAGCGACAATGGCAAGGGTATGCAGAAGGTCATCAAGGGTCTTGGGATCGTAGGCATGGAGGAGCGCGCCGCGGTCGTGAATGGAACCGTGATCGTGGATGGCTCCAATGGCTTCTCGGTGACCACCTTGATTCCTTATAGCTAA
- a CDS encoding MerR family transcriptional regulator, producing MKESALNLNFTIGEVSKILDIPIDTLRYYDKIGLLHSRTRDANKYRYYDLEQFDSLITIRMLRAMDVSIERIQALLRDNSLDAIRMLLSDKRQDIDRQRTYLKHLSHKLDVLDVQLQRFDNTEVIELVLSHPSWVLLTDSIMESGDHGLGSKVQQQVRRIHAREWLAFCHTISIVSQDNLNAGRYHNYLYNGILSTFPMEGDSSVFQKLEPRYCARKCVVIGRDDYAKMDDHYDQMKAFIRNRGLKIAGHSLEVNLYNQYDNHYIEIYIPVEER from the coding sequence GTGAAGGAATCGGCGTTAAATTTGAATTTTACGATTGGCGAAGTGTCCAAAATTCTGGATATCCCGATCGATACCTTGCGTTATTACGATAAGATCGGACTGCTTCATTCCCGCACTCGGGACGCGAACAAGTACCGCTATTATGATCTTGAGCAGTTCGATTCACTCATCACGATTCGAATGCTGCGGGCCATGGATGTGTCGATCGAGCGAATCCAAGCACTGCTTCGGGACAACAGCCTAGACGCTATTCGCATGCTGCTCTCTGACAAGCGGCAAGACATTGACCGCCAGCGGACTTATTTGAAACATTTGTCTCACAAGCTGGACGTGTTGGATGTTCAGCTTCAACGGTTCGATAATACGGAGGTCATTGAGCTTGTACTAAGCCACCCGAGCTGGGTGCTGCTTACCGATTCCATCATGGAGAGCGGAGATCATGGACTCGGGAGCAAAGTGCAGCAACAGGTACGAAGAATCCATGCCAGAGAATGGCTTGCATTCTGCCATACCATATCGATTGTGTCGCAAGATAACCTTAACGCAGGCCGTTATCACAATTACCTGTACAATGGCATTCTGTCCACCTTCCCGATGGAGGGTGACTCTTCCGTCTTTCAGAAACTTGAGCCTCGCTACTGTGCCAGAAAATGCGTGGTTATCGGCAGGGACGACTATGCCAAGATGGACGATCACTACGATCAGATGAAAGCTTTCATTCGCAATCGCGGACTAAAGATCGCGGGTCATTCTCTCGAAGTCAATCTCTATAACCAGTACGACAATCATTACATTGAAATTTACATTCCGGTAGAAGAACGATAG
- a CDS encoding ABC transporter ATP-binding protein codes for MNVLEIKGLTKKFGDFIAVDQLSLNIREGEIFGFLGANGAGKSTTINIISSLMPMTKGEVHILGKNLVRHRKFAKQQIGMVPQEVAIYEDLTAYENVHFFAGLYGLRGSELKSRAEEALAFVGLSDKHKIYPKSFSGGMKRRLNIACAIAHRPKLIIMDEPTVGIDPQSRNYILNSVRKLNEMGSTILYTSHYMEEVEELCTRIAIIDHGKIIAEGTKAQLKAIITDQKDIGIEVQSAAHLEVSKLEEIAGVKAVEVKENIVHISSDAEVNNLNKIIQQFTTQGIEIRSIQASEPNLETVFLTLTGRSLRD; via the coding sequence ATGAACGTGCTGGAGATCAAAGGGCTCACGAAAAAGTTTGGGGATTTCATAGCGGTAGATCAGTTGTCGTTGAACATACGGGAAGGCGAGATCTTCGGCTTCCTGGGCGCGAACGGAGCTGGCAAGAGCACAACCATCAACATCATATCGTCGCTCATGCCCATGACCAAGGGAGAGGTTCATATCCTGGGCAAGAATCTGGTGAGGCATCGAAAGTTCGCGAAGCAGCAGATCGGCATGGTTCCGCAAGAGGTTGCGATTTATGAGGATCTGACCGCCTATGAGAATGTTCATTTTTTTGCCGGATTGTATGGATTGAGAGGATCGGAGCTGAAGAGCAGGGCAGAGGAGGCCCTCGCCTTCGTCGGACTTAGCGACAAACATAAGATATACCCGAAGAGTTTCTCGGGGGGCATGAAGAGACGACTGAATATCGCCTGCGCCATTGCTCACAGACCAAAGCTGATCATCATGGATGAGCCGACCGTCGGCATCGATCCCCAATCGAGGAATTATATCCTGAATTCGGTCAGGAAGCTGAACGAGATGGGCAGCACGATCCTGTACACGAGCCATTATATGGAGGAAGTGGAGGAGCTCTGCACCCGGATTGCCATTATCGACCACGGCAAGATCATAGCGGAGGGCACGAAGGCACAGCTGAAGGCCATCATCACGGATCAGAAGGATATCGGAATTGAAGTACAATCGGCCGCCCATCTCGAAGTGAGCAAGTTGGAGGAGATTGCAGGCGTCAAAGCGGTTGAAGTGAAGGAAAATATCGTGCATATCAGCTCCGATGCAGAGGTCAATAACTTGAATAAAATCATTCAACAATTCACGACGCAAGGCATCGAGATTCGTTCCATTCAAGCCTCCGAGCCGAATTTGGAAACGGTGTTCCTGACGTTGACCGGCCGGAGCCTTCGGGATTAG
- a CDS encoding response regulator transcription factor yields MKIKVIIADDNSFIREGMKIILATFDEFDVVATVEDGQEAVAYCEAHEVDVALMDVRMPNLNGVEATKQLTERTKTRTLILTTFDDDEYITDAMLNGAKGYLLKNNDPERIRDAIKTVYHGHHVLQDVVLDKIKSGLKPDKEDSGTKFDRSLFTERELDIMALIAKGLANKEISKKLFISEGTIANHITSILSKTGLEHRTQIAIFYLTGEVNK; encoded by the coding sequence TTGAAGATTAAAGTGATCATAGCGGACGATAACTCTTTTATTAGGGAAGGCATGAAAATCATTCTGGCTACGTTTGATGAGTTCGACGTGGTAGCGACGGTTGAAGACGGCCAGGAAGCGGTCGCCTATTGCGAAGCGCATGAAGTGGATGTGGCACTGATGGACGTCCGGATGCCGAATCTGAATGGGGTTGAGGCCACGAAACAGCTTACGGAGCGCACCAAAACCAGGACGCTGATCTTGACGACCTTCGACGACGATGAATATATTACCGACGCGATGCTGAACGGCGCCAAGGGTTATCTGCTAAAGAATAACGACCCGGAACGGATTCGCGATGCGATCAAAACCGTGTACCACGGCCATCATGTGCTGCAGGACGTCGTGTTGGATAAAATCAAATCCGGGCTGAAGCCGGACAAGGAAGACAGCGGTACCAAGTTCGACCGGAGTCTGTTCACCGAACGGGAACTGGATATTATGGCGCTTATCGCCAAAGGGCTGGCCAACAAGGAAATCTCGAAGAAGCTGTTTATTTCCGAAGGCACCATTGCCAATCACATCACTTCGATTCTCAGCAAGACAGGTCTTGAGCATCGAACCCAGATTGCGATTTTTTATCTGACGGGGGAAGTGAATAAGTGA
- a CDS encoding cellulase family glycosylhydrolase, translating to MKKLVIDGQRFLNEDGAQVILNGINLVCKDKAKGYVEPCDAALFAWFREQGFNVVRLGLIWDGVEPEPGVYDDAYLSRIKQQVVWAEQNDLYVFLDMHQDLYSLLYGDGAPAWATLSDDLPHVTGHIWSDAYLESPAVNRALDHFWRNTSASDGIGLQDHYAAMWKHAAQFMADCPNIIGYDMMNEPYPGTSGQEVLGTIIAAYAGHVMGIADPNMEQLAGLWFDEEKRLEVLAGMAEMDTYRILVDSAREVSQIFEREVLAPFFNKTAAAIRSVSPDGFLMLETSYFSNMGIESGLQLVQDPAGQTLHHQVFAPHGYDLVVDTEHYDIYNQDRVQLIFATHRKVQERLNVPVLVGEWGAFSQHPATFQLSKQIIAIFERYLWSNTYWCWCDGFKEAPYVKALNRAYPQATAGVLSAYRYDHDNGSLSIDFVSSVGETLIYHPHLESISRSDVAVAGTDAYQLELRPFLDSKSGILAITVLDEGNKITVTIGR from the coding sequence ATGAAAAAATTAGTGATCGACGGACAACGATTCTTGAATGAAGACGGCGCTCAAGTGATCCTGAACGGCATCAATCTCGTATGCAAGGACAAGGCAAAAGGATATGTTGAGCCCTGTGATGCAGCTCTGTTCGCCTGGTTCCGCGAACAAGGATTTAACGTTGTCCGTCTAGGTTTAATATGGGATGGCGTCGAGCCGGAGCCTGGGGTCTACGACGATGCGTATCTGAGCAGAATCAAGCAGCAAGTTGTATGGGCTGAGCAGAATGATCTCTATGTTTTTCTGGATATGCATCAGGATTTGTACAGCTTGCTCTACGGCGACGGGGCTCCCGCATGGGCCACCCTCTCCGATGATCTTCCTCATGTTACCGGACATATTTGGAGTGACGCCTACCTGGAAAGTCCGGCTGTGAACCGCGCTCTGGATCACTTCTGGCGGAATACGTCCGCTTCCGACGGGATCGGCCTGCAGGATCACTATGCAGCGATGTGGAAGCATGCGGCACAGTTTATGGCTGATTGTCCGAATATCATCGGTTATGACATGATGAACGAGCCGTACCCCGGAACAAGCGGACAGGAGGTGCTTGGCACCATCATTGCCGCATATGCGGGGCATGTGATGGGAATAGCCGACCCGAACATGGAACAGCTTGCCGGACTCTGGTTTGACGAGGAAAAGAGGCTAGAGGTTCTTGCCGGGATGGCGGAGATGGATACGTACCGCATACTCGTCGACAGCGCCAGAGAAGTCTCGCAAATCTTCGAACGGGAAGTTCTCGCGCCCTTTTTCAACAAGACAGCGGCAGCAATTCGCTCCGTTTCCCCGGACGGATTTTTGATGCTGGAAACGAGCTATTTCTCGAACATGGGGATCGAGTCCGGCTTGCAGCTTGTGCAGGATCCGGCCGGTCAAACCTTACACCATCAGGTGTTTGCACCGCACGGCTATGATCTGGTGGTCGATACGGAGCATTATGACATTTACAATCAGGATCGCGTCCAGCTGATTTTTGCTACCCATCGCAAGGTGCAGGAACGATTGAACGTGCCGGTCCTGGTCGGGGAATGGGGGGCCTTCTCCCAACATCCGGCAACCTTTCAGCTTTCCAAGCAGATCATTGCGATATTTGAGCGGTATCTTTGGAGTAACACATACTGGTGTTGGTGTGACGGCTTCAAGGAAGCCCCATATGTCAAAGCGTTGAATCGCGCGTATCCGCAAGCGACAGCCGGCGTGCTCTCAGCATACCGTTATGATCATGATAACGGCAGTTTAAGTATAGATTTCGTTTCATCCGTTGGAGAGACGTTGATTTACCATCCCCATCTGGAATCGATATCCAGGAGCGACGTGGCGGTTGCCGGTACGGACGCCTATCAACTCGAGCTGCGCCCTTTCCTGGATTCGAAGAGTGGCATCTTGGCGATCACTGTTCTTGATGAAGGGAACAAGATTACGGTTACGATAGGGAGATGA
- a CDS encoding MFS transporter, which yields MLSKARSALRQAFRFTATGLTLGEKWRLALPGPILSVGGVLIHNVFLKYYTDIIGLSPKYVAWVYIIYNIWNAINDPVLGVWIDRMRHRVQRGKYVYIMRVTVPFMIVSSFLMMLSNPAWDQWLIFLLYTGLLFIYDTAATAYSIAYQSFMLIAAPTKEERIDVGVIQNYLSQAMSFLITLIPTLLLVGDGKQEVIIPIFSAVIVAEAIFFTWALRGLREDAQMYESLDKQHIDTKEVYKEAWQIIKSKPFLTFIIFTIVTGPVFFYFTPFLYYMDSVVQSTGIEATVIDVSTHVIALLFLPVMGSIVKKNGTKKSVYLGTIFVVLGYGGIFLADGIWTAAASYVLIVFAVNYLRTAISPASALLIDENERTTGVRKTGLFNGLFSLFTVAFSSLQTVIFINVIGAYGYDGLTAEQSESAMLGIRVATGLIPLAAFLLGLIPLALYPFDKKKEDDISAFSNSARRGGVKM from the coding sequence ATGTTGAGTAAAGCGCGAAGTGCCTTGCGGCAAGCCTTTCGCTTCACTGCTACCGGACTGACTCTAGGGGAGAAATGGCGTCTGGCTCTTCCTGGTCCGATCCTGTCAGTCGGAGGAGTGCTCATCCACAATGTGTTCTTGAAGTATTACACGGATATCATCGGTCTCAGTCCGAAGTATGTCGCTTGGGTGTACATTATCTATAACATCTGGAACGCGATTAACGACCCGGTGCTTGGCGTATGGATCGACAGAATGAGGCATCGCGTGCAGCGTGGGAAATACGTCTATATCATGAGAGTGACGGTGCCGTTCATGATCGTTTCCTCCTTCCTCATGATGCTGTCTAATCCGGCATGGGATCAGTGGTTGATCTTTCTGCTGTATACCGGGTTGTTATTTATTTACGACACAGCTGCAACCGCTTACAGTATAGCCTATCAATCGTTTATGCTGATCGCAGCTCCAACCAAGGAGGAACGCATCGATGTTGGTGTGATCCAGAACTACTTATCCCAAGCGATGTCATTTCTGATCACCTTGATTCCGACGCTGCTGCTCGTTGGGGACGGAAAACAGGAGGTTATCATCCCGATCTTCTCTGCCGTAATCGTGGCAGAAGCGATATTCTTCACTTGGGCCCTGAGGGGACTGAGAGAAGATGCGCAAATGTACGAATCACTGGATAAGCAGCATATCGATACAAAAGAGGTTTACAAAGAAGCCTGGCAGATCATCAAATCAAAGCCTTTCCTCACCTTTATTATATTTACCATCGTCACTGGCCCCGTGTTCTTCTACTTTACGCCGTTTCTTTACTACATGGACAGCGTCGTGCAGTCAACGGGTATCGAAGCTACCGTCATCGATGTGAGTACGCATGTGATCGCGCTCCTATTCTTGCCGGTCATGGGATCTATCGTCAAGAAAAACGGAACGAAGAAGAGTGTATACCTGGGGACAATCTTTGTGGTGCTCGGATACGGGGGGATCTTTCTTGCTGACGGCATATGGACCGCGGCGGCATCCTACGTTCTGATCGTCTTTGCTGTGAACTATCTTCGAACGGCAATATCTCCGGCCTCGGCGCTGCTCATCGACGAGAATGAGCGCACGACCGGCGTGCGGAAAACCGGGCTGTTTAACGGATTGTTCTCGTTATTCACGGTCGCCTTCTCCAGCCTGCAAACGGTTATCTTCATTAATGTCATCGGGGCATACGGATATGACGGTCTTACTGCGGAACAGTCCGAGTCCGCCATGCTCGGCATTCGGGTAGCAACCGGCTTGATTCCGCTGGCTGCTTTTCTCCTCGGATTAATTCCGCTGGCGTTGTACCCTTTTGATAAGAAAAAAGAGGATGACATCTCCGCGTTCAGCAATAGCGCCAGAAGAGGGGGGGTGAAGATGTGA
- a CDS encoding ABC transporter permease, protein MNVLRIALKEMKIVREPRMLVFMLATPVLLILILGTALSSAFNGSTAIGDIRVLYHDSGTEPALTEQWQAFMQEAERSSGMLFEQAKEGMNGQQEVRNNRYTGYVEIDGQGIRYDGNSRNSMENGIVQGMLSAFTDRYRLSAEASKIDPEYENKLLVNDGESYVVESSIQGARQPGSLDYFAIAVTTMIILYSALTAGGLIDSERKRNTAQRLLASPVTKAEIFAGKITGTLAINAVFVIIVVLISKYMFNAYWGENPIMVFLVLFTEILFALSLGLGISYVLKGNAAGAVIMVIIQLAAFFGGGYTPVASTTGFMREAATYSPLHWSNEALLQLIYSGSGSAAMHAMMLNIGFSILLLAVAMSSMRRREGL, encoded by the coding sequence ATGAACGTACTAAGAATCGCGCTGAAGGAGATGAAGATCGTCCGGGAGCCGCGGATGCTGGTATTCATGCTGGCAACGCCCGTGCTGCTCATTCTGATCCTAGGGACGGCGCTGTCGAGCGCTTTTAACGGCAGTACTGCGATTGGAGACATCCGGGTGTTATACCATGACAGCGGAACGGAACCCGCGCTTACGGAGCAATGGCAGGCATTTATGCAGGAGGCGGAGCGTTCATCGGGCATGCTCTTTGAGCAGGCCAAGGAAGGCATGAATGGACAGCAGGAAGTGAGAAACAACCGGTACACCGGTTACGTGGAAATAGACGGCCAAGGGATCCGATATGATGGAAACAGCCGCAACAGTATGGAGAACGGGATTGTGCAGGGGATGCTGTCCGCATTTACCGACCGGTACCGGCTGTCAGCCGAAGCCTCGAAGATCGATCCGGAATATGAGAACAAGCTGCTTGTTAATGATGGAGAGAGCTATGTGGTTGAGTCTTCCATTCAGGGGGCGAGGCAGCCGGGTTCACTTGATTATTTTGCGATTGCGGTGACTACGATGATCATTCTGTATAGCGCCTTGACGGCAGGCGGATTAATCGATAGTGAGCGAAAGCGAAATACCGCGCAGCGCCTATTGGCCTCACCGGTGACGAAAGCCGAGATTTTTGCCGGAAAAATAACGGGCACGCTCGCGATCAATGCCGTATTTGTCATCATCGTTGTGCTGATCAGCAAATATATGTTCAATGCCTATTGGGGGGAGAACCCCATCATGGTGTTCCTGGTATTGTTCACCGAGATCCTGTTTGCGCTCAGCCTCGGGCTCGGCATCAGTTACGTGCTGAAGGGTAATGCAGCCGGAGCTGTCATCATGGTCATTATTCAACTGGCTGCGTTCTTTGGGGGAGGGTATACGCCGGTTGCAAGCACAACGGGATTCATGAGGGAGGCCGCAACGTATTCTCCCCTGCATTGGTCCAATGAAGCTCTGCTGCAGCTGATTTATTCAGGCAGCGGGTCGGCAGCCATGCATGCGATGATGCTGAATATTGGGTTTTCCATCCTGCTGCTGGCCGTAGCCATGAGTTCGATGCGAAGAAGGGAGGGACTATAA
- a CDS encoding NAD(P)/FAD-dependent oxidoreductase: MSGKEIFDVTVIGGGPAGLYSAFYSGLRGMKTKIIEYQPMLGGKVHVYPEKMIWDVGGLTPVPGAKLIEQMVQQGLTFNPEVLLNEKVESIARNEEGLFELHTANSGVHLSKTVIVAVGGGILNPQKLEIEGAERFEVSNLNYTVKSLQHFKGKTVIVSGGGNSAVDWANELEPVAKKVYLAYRKDELSGHEAQVEQLMNSRATCHLNTSITKLIASDNHEVIERVELTNNATGEVSYLAVDEVIINHGYERDMSLLENSKLDIHRVDDYYIAGNASCNSSIPGLYAAGDILHFDGKLHLIAGAFQDAANAVNSAKQFIEPDAKKFAMVSSHNEMFKERNRELVKQLIN, from the coding sequence ATGAGTGGGAAAGAGATATTTGATGTAACGGTTATTGGTGGAGGACCAGCAGGATTATATTCTGCTTTTTATAGTGGACTGCGCGGCATGAAGACCAAGATTATAGAATATCAACCCATGCTTGGCGGGAAGGTTCACGTCTATCCGGAGAAAATGATATGGGATGTCGGCGGACTGACGCCCGTTCCGGGCGCGAAGCTGATCGAACAGATGGTTCAGCAAGGCTTGACGTTTAATCCCGAAGTGCTGTTGAACGAGAAAGTTGAATCGATCGCCCGCAATGAGGAAGGGCTGTTCGAATTACATACGGCGAACTCCGGCGTGCATTTGTCTAAAACGGTTATCGTGGCGGTCGGAGGAGGCATCCTGAATCCGCAGAAGCTGGAGATTGAAGGAGCCGAGCGGTTTGAGGTTTCGAATCTGAACTATACGGTGAAGTCCCTGCAGCATTTTAAAGGCAAAACCGTCATTGTGTCCGGTGGAGGGAATTCAGCCGTGGATTGGGCGAATGAGCTGGAGCCTGTAGCGAAGAAGGTGTACTTGGCCTACCGCAAGGACGAATTGTCAGGCCATGAAGCGCAGGTCGAGCAGTTGATGAACAGCAGGGCCACTTGCCATCTCAATACATCGATTACGAAGCTCATTGCTTCAGATAATCATGAGGTGATTGAACGGGTAGAATTGACCAACAATGCGACGGGAGAAGTTTCCTATCTGGCGGTAGATGAAGTTATTATTAACCATGGCTATGAACGGGATATGTCGCTGCTGGAGAACAGCAAGCTCGATATTCATCGGGTGGATGATTACTATATCGCGGGCAACGCAAGCTGTAACTCTTCCATTCCGGGGCTGTATGCTGCCGGCGACATCCTGCATTTTGACGGGAAGCTGCACCTCATTGCCGGTGCCTTCCAGGATGCCGCGAACGCGGTGAACAGCGCGAAGCAGTTCATTGAGCCGGATGCCAAAAAATTCGCGATGGTCTCTTCGCACAACGAGATGTTCAAGGAGCGCAATCGCGAATTAGTGAAGCAATTGATCAATTAG
- the trpS gene encoding tryptophan--tRNA ligase yields the protein MKRLLSGIKPSGDLNIGGYGGALRQYVKLQHEYESYFFVPDLHAITVYQDPMELHQRTRDIAALYIASGIDPDKATIFLQSQVPAHVELGWLLETQAHFGELKRMTQFKEKSDGKDTVSSALFTYPVLMAADVLLYQATHVPVGDDQKQHLELTRDVAERFNNRYKHTFTLPEPIIQDIGSRIMGLDDPSKKMSKSNPNKNSCVHMMDTPEDIRKKFSKAVTDSDGQVRHDWEQKPAVSNLIEIYSVFSEEAISVIEKRYEGQGYGTFKKELAEVVIEKLQPIQEKFHQIVNSSELDRILMDGAKRASETAGPTLLAAKKAVGLVTF from the coding sequence ATGAAACGATTATTGTCAGGAATTAAGCCGAGTGGAGATTTGAATATTGGCGGATACGGGGGTGCTCTCCGTCAGTATGTGAAGCTGCAGCATGAGTATGAGTCCTATTTCTTCGTGCCGGATCTGCATGCGATCACGGTCTATCAGGATCCCATGGAGCTGCACCAGCGCACGCGGGACATTGCCGCGCTGTACATTGCGTCGGGCATTGACCCCGATAAAGCGACGATCTTTCTGCAATCGCAGGTCCCCGCACATGTAGAGCTCGGGTGGTTGCTGGAGACGCAGGCGCATTTTGGTGAATTAAAGCGCATGACCCAATTCAAGGAGAAATCGGACGGAAAAGATACCGTGAGCTCCGCGTTGTTTACGTATCCGGTCCTGATGGCTGCCGATGTACTGCTCTACCAGGCAACGCATGTGCCTGTCGGTGACGATCAGAAGCAGCATCTGGAGCTGACCCGTGATGTAGCCGAGCGCTTCAATAACCGGTATAAACACACATTTACGCTTCCCGAGCCGATCATTCAGGATATTGGCTCCCGCATCATGGGCCTTGACGATCCGTCCAAAAAGATGAGCAAGAGCAATCCGAATAAAAATAGCTGCGTCCACATGATGGATACGCCGGAGGATATCCGCAAGAAATTCTCCAAAGCCGTTACCGACTCCGATGGCCAGGTCCGGCATGACTGGGAGCAAAAACCGGCGGTCAGCAATCTGATCGAGATTTACTCCGTATTCTCCGAGGAAGCCATCTCCGTCATCGAGAAACGGTATGAGGGCCAAGGATACGGCACGTTCAAGAAAGAATTGGCCGAGGTGGTCATCGAGAAACTTCAGCCGATCCAGGAGAAGTTCCATCAAATCGTGAATTCCTCCGAGCTTGATCGCATTTTGATGGACGGAGCGAAGCGGGCTTCCGAAACCGCAGGCCCAACACTGCTTGCCGCCAAGAAAGCGGTGGGATTGGTCACGTTCTGA
- a CDS encoding ABC transporter permease yields MLKDMLWLIRKTVLTSLKDYKNLLLVIALPIVGILLSTLIYKGAGETSVTIGIVNHDIEQKVTQDTIDFVAQLEHTEASVIRESEADDLVVSGELDAVLIFPEGFAKGVIQGTPEPVRIESIKGAQVTGYVKSYLNAYVQNISSMGVIADGDAAAFNELYSGYRSSTFQLSTTTVADQSANHDMTNRTIGYLVVFMLFSAVNLSALTIRDRENRTYYRLLSSPITARSYVFSNAIVNIVLMMIQIAATLFVMTRFFHIEPGIPLWQMFLILSLFALVAVSLSQVIVAFSDSTMMANGIQTMVIMPTSLLAGCVFPLSVMPEAIQRIADFLPQYWLLDTFGKLQQGSKLNDIMLNVAILLAFALALSLIATYKFGRNRDTQSYI; encoded by the coding sequence ATGTTGAAGGATATGCTCTGGCTCATTCGAAAGACGGTATTGACCTCGTTGAAGGATTATAAAAATCTGCTACTCGTTATTGCGCTTCCCATTGTCGGTATTCTGCTATCCACCTTAATCTACAAGGGTGCCGGAGAGACTTCCGTTACCATTGGCATCGTGAATCACGATATCGAACAGAAAGTCACGCAAGATACGATCGATTTTGTTGCTCAATTGGAGCATACCGAGGCATCGGTCATTAGGGAATCGGAAGCGGATGACTTGGTTGTGTCGGGTGAGCTGGATGCGGTGCTGATCTTCCCCGAGGGGTTTGCGAAAGGCGTAATTCAGGGGACACCCGAGCCGGTCCGGATCGAATCGATTAAGGGAGCTCAGGTTACCGGTTATGTCAAATCGTATCTGAACGCGTACGTCCAGAATATTTCATCCATGGGGGTTATAGCGGATGGCGATGCCGCTGCGTTTAACGAATTATACAGCGGTTATCGGAGTTCAACGTTTCAATTGTCCACGACTACGGTTGCGGATCAATCGGCTAATCATGATATGACCAACCGGACGATCGGTTACTTGGTTGTGTTCATGTTATTCTCTGCCGTGAATCTATCGGCATTGACAATCCGGGATCGTGAGAACCGTACGTACTATAGACTCTTATCGTCGCCTATTACTGCCCGCAGTTACGTCTTCTCGAATGCTATCGTGAACATCGTTCTGATGATGATCCAGATTGCCGCCACCTTGTTTGTTATGACCCGATTCTTTCACATCGAGCCAGGCATTCCGTTATGGCAGATGTTCCTGATTCTGTCGCTGTTCGCTCTGGTCGCGGTCAGTTTATCGCAGGTCATTGTCGCGTTCTCTGACAGCACCATGATGGCTAACGGAATCCAGACGATGGTGATCATGCCGACTTCGCTGCTGGCAGGGTGCGTATTCCCGCTCTCCGTGATGCCGGAAGCGATTCAGCGAATCGCCGATTTCCTGCCGCAGTATTGGCTGCTCGATACGTTTGGCAAGCTTCAGCAAGGAAGCAAGCTGAATGACATCATGCTAAATGTGGCGATTCTGCTGGCTTTTGCCTTGGCCTTATCGCTGATTGCTACCTACAAGTTTGGGAGAAATAGAGATACACAGAGCTATATTTAA